From Camelina sativa cultivar DH55 chromosome 7, Cs, whole genome shotgun sequence, one genomic window encodes:
- the LOC104703957 gene encoding pentatricopeptide repeat-containing protein At1g63330-like, whose protein sequence is MRRSVAITGRRYLHRHTLVKGTPPGTARCGSERSFATTCYDYREKLSRNRLSDLKLDDVVGLFSVMVQSSPRPSIIEFSKLSSAIAKMKRFDVVISLGEQMQNLGIPHNLYTYNILINCFCRRFQLSLALAVLGKMMKLGYELDVVTLNSLLNGFCHGNRIWDAVALVDHMVAMGYQPDTVTFNTLIHGLFLHNKASEAVALVDRMAEKGCQLNLVTYSVVVNGICKRGDIDLALNLLKRMEQGKLEADVVIYNTVIDGLCKYKHVDEALNLFNEMESKGIRANVVTYSSLISCLCHYGRWTDAAGLLSNMIERKINPDVVTFNALINAFAKEGKLLEAEKLHKEMIQRSIAPNVITYNSLIYGFCMHDSLNEAKQMFEFMVSKNCLPNVVTYNTLIKGFCKCKRVDDAMELFHEMSQRGLVGSTVTYNTLIQGFFQNGDSDYAQMVFKQMVSDRVPASIMTYNILLDGLCNNGKLETALVILKDMQKSEMELTIVTYSTMIDGMCKAGKVGEAWDLFCTLGIKGVKPDVVTYTTMISGLCRKSLMQEADALFRKMKEDGILPNSGTYNTLIRAHLRDGDKAASAELIKEMRSCGFVGDASTFGLLTNMLHDGRLDKSFLDMLS, encoded by the coding sequence ATGAGGAGATCAGTTGCGATTACGGGCAGGAGATATCTTCATCGGCATACTCTGGTTAAAGGTACTCCTCCTGGAACTGCTCGTTGCGGTTCGGAACGATCTTTTGCTACTACTTGTTATGATTACAGAGAGAAATTGAGTAGAAATAGGCTGAGCGATTTAAAGTTAGACGATGTTGTTGGTTTGTTCAGTGTTATGGTACAGTCTAGTCCACGCCCTTCAATCATTGAGTTCAGTAAACTGTCGAGTGCTATTGCTAAGATGAAGAGGTTTGATGTTGTCATCTCTCTCGGCGAGCAGATGCAAAATTTGGGGATTCCGCATAATCTCTATACTTACAATATTCTCATAAACTGTTTTTGCCGACGGTTTCAGCTCTCTCTTGCTTTAGCTGTTTTGGGCAAGATGATGAAACTCGGCTATGAGCTCGATGTTGTCACGCTGAACTCGCTGCTCAATGGTTTCTGTCACGGGAATAGGATTTGGGATGCCGTAGCTTTGGTTGATCACATGGTGGCAATGGGATATCAACCCGATACCGTTACATTTAACACTCTAATTCATGGCCTTTTTCTCCACAACAAAGCTTCTGAAGCTGTGGCTTTAGTTGATCGAATGGCTGAGAAAGGCTGTCAGCTAAATCTGGTTACTTACAGTGTGGTGGTAAACGGAATATGTAAGAGAGGTGATATTGATTTGGCTTTAAATCTGCTCAAGAGGATGGAACAAGGAAAATTAGAGGCTGATGTTGTAATTTACAACACAGTCATTGATGGTCTCTGCAAATACAAACATGTGGACGAAGCTCTAAACCTGTTCAACGAAATGGAAAGCAAAGGAATTAGAGCTAATGTTGTTACCTACAGCTCCCTCATTAGTTGCCTTTGTCATTACGGAAGATGGACTGATGCTGCTGGACTACTCAGCAATATGATTGAGAGGAAAATCAATCCCGATGTTGTTACATTCAATGCACTGATCAATGCTTTTGCGAAAGAGGGGAAGCTTTTAGAGGCTGAAAAGTTGCACAAGGAGATGATCCAAAGGTCCATAGCTCCTAATGTTATCACTTACAATTCATTGATCTATGGGTTTTGTATGCACGATAGTCTAAACGAGGCCAAGCAGATGTTTGAGTTCATGGTTAGCAAGAATTGCCTCCCAAACGTTGTGACATATAATACTCTGATAAAGGGATTTTGCAAGTGTAAAAGAGTAGATGATGCTATGGAACTCTTCCACGAGATGTCTCAAAGGGGATTGGTTGGTAGCACAGTCACTTACAACACACTTATCCAAGGGTTTTTTCAAAATGGTGACAGTGATTATGCCCAAATGGTATTCAAACAGATGGTTTCTGATCGTGTGCCTGCCAGTATTATGACGTACAACATCTTATTAGATGGGCTTTGTAATAACGGGAAGCTAGAGACAGCATTGGTCATATTGAAGGACATGCAAAAGAGTGAAATGGAACTTACTATCGTCACATATAGTACTATGATTGATGGGATGTGCAAGGCTGGGAAGGTGGGAGAAGCATGGGATTTATTTTGTACCCTCGGCATTAAAGGAGTGAAGCCTGATGTTGTAACCTACACAACAATGATCTCAGGATTATGTAGGAAAAGCTTAATGCAAGAAGCAGATGCCTTGttcagaaaaatgaaagaagatgggATTCTCCCAAATAGTGGTACCTATAATACGCTGATCAGGGCACATCTAAGAGATGGTGACAAAGCAGCATCAGCAGAACTCATCAAAGAAATGAGGAGTTGCGGGTTTGTTGGAGATGCTTCGACCTTTGGCTTGCTCACAAATATGTTACATGATGGGAGATTGGACAAAAGCTTCCTCGATATGCTTTCTTAA
- the LOC104703956 gene encoding pentatricopeptide repeat-containing protein At1g64100-like encodes MLARVFRSESSSSSVGASARLISSSSTRFTHRRVSQKGMVSSKRLPFEGESLTLGSVSHYIETLDNAIELFDDMVRSRSFYSAVDFNKLMCVIVRMNRPDVVISLYQKMELLLPDDLSVDIYSFNILIKCFCSCHELYFALSTLGKICKLGFHPDVVTFNTLIHGLCLQDQISEALALLDRMVEEGHQPNRITYGTIVNGMCKIGDTDSALNLLRNMEESHIKPHTAIYNSIIDRLCKDGQYSDAQNLFTEMQEKRIFPNVITYSCMIHCCCISGRWSDAEGLLHDMIERRINPNIFTFNTLVYAFVNEGKFSEAQELYEEMLRRDINPNAVTYSSIISGLCKRNRLEDAKRMFDLMETKGCSPDVVTFTTLIDGCCRAKRVDDGMELLREMSRRGLVPDIFTYSTLIHGFCQVGDLNAAQDLLSEMISRGLRPNVVTHSIVLHGFCVNGKPEKAWKLFKAMQKSGMVLDIRAYNIMIHGMCKASKVDEAWHLFTSLPLSGLQPDVQTYSILISAYAKEGNFSRAEYFYLEMLRKGVVPNTVTYTSMVDGLCKQNRLDEAKEMFDSMADKRCSPNVVTFTTLINGYCKAEKVYDGMELACEMYQRGIVGDSITYRILIDGFYRVGDFNGALDIVEEMITSGVCPDTNTFYNMLVGLCNKEAQNALAVFEDLCKSVGHQLEGA; translated from the exons atgttggctAGGGTTTTCAGATCTgaatcatcatcctcctctgtTGGTGCTTCAGCTAGATtgatcagcagcagcagcacgAGATTCACTCATCGTCGCGTCTCCCAGAAAGGTATGGTTTCATCAAAGCGTCTACCTTTCGAAGGAGAGAGTTTGACATTAGGAAGTGTTTCTCATTATATCGAAACCTTAGATAATGCAATTGAATTGTTCGATGATATGGTTCGATCTCGTTCCTTCTATTCGGCTGTGGATTTCAATAAACTTATGTGTGTCATCGTCAGAATGAATCGTCCCGATGTTGTGATTTCTCTCTATCAGAAGATGGAACTGTTGTTACCTGATGATCTCTCAGTTGATATTTACAGCTTCAATATTCTGATAAAATGTTTCTGCAGCTGTCATGAATTGTATTTTGCTTTGTCCACACTGGGCAAGATCTGTAAACTTGGTTTCCACCCTGATGTTGTTACGTTTAACACGCTGATTCATGGGTTATGTCTCCAAGATCAGATTTCTGAAGCCTTGGCTTTGCTTGATCGAATGGTGGaagaaggtcatcaacctaaCCGGATAACTTACGGAACTATTGTAAATGGGATGTGTAAGATTGGTGACACTGACTCTGCCTTGAATCTGCTTAGGAATATGGAGGAAAGCCACATCAAACCCCATACTGCTATCTATAACTCTATCATTGATCGTCTTTGCAAAGACGGGCAATACAGTGATGCTCAGAATCTTTTCACTGAAATGCAGGAAAAAAGGATTTTTCCCAATGTGATTACTTACAGCTGTATGATACATTGTTGTTGTATCTCGGGTAGATGGAGTGATGCTGAGGGACTTCTCCATGATATGATTGAAAGGAGAATCAATCCTAACATTTTCACTTTCAATACTTTGGTTTATGCGTTTGTCAACGAAGGGAAGTTCTCTGAGGCTCAAGAGTTATACGAGGAGATGCTCCGTAGGGATATAAATCCTAATGCAGTTACCTATAGTTCAATCATCAGTGGGCTTTGCAAACGTAACCGTCTCGAGGATGCCAAGCGCATGTTTGACTTGATGGAAACCAAGGGCTGCTCTCCGGACGTAGTCACTTTCACTACTCTCATAGACGGATGTTGTAGGGCTAAGAGGGTAGATGACGGAATGGAACTTCTCCGTGAGATGTCTAGAAGAGGACTAGTTCCTGATATATTTACTTATAGCACTCTTATTCACGGGTTCTGTCAGGTGGGCGACCTTAATGCTGCTCAAGATCTTCTCAGTGAAATGATATCTCGTGGTTTGCGCCCTAATGTCGTAACTCATAGTATTGTGTTGCATGGTTTTTGTGTTAATGGTAAGCCTGAAAAGGCGTGGAAATTATTTAAGGCTATGCAAAAGAGTGGTATGGTCCTTGATATTCGTGCTTATAACATCATGATCCATGGAATGTGCAAGGCTAGTAAGGTGGACGAAGCATGGCATTTATTCACTAGTCTCCCCCTCAGTGGTTTGCAACCTGATGTTCAAACTTACAGTATATTGATCAGCGCATATGCCAAAGAAGGGAACTTTTCAAGGGCTGAATATTTCTACTTGGAGATGCTCAGAAAAGGTGTAGTCCCCAATACTGTTACCTATACCTCAATGGTTGATGGACTCTGCAAACAGAACCGCCTAGATGAGGCCAAAGAGATGTTTGATTCAATGGCTGACAAGAGGTGCTCCCCCAATGTAGTGACCTTTACCACACTCATTAATGGCTATTGTAAGGCCGAAAAGGTTTACGACGGGATGGAGCTAGCCTGCGAGATGTACCAAAGAGGAATAGTTGGTGATTCAATTACTTACCGCATTTTGATTGATGGGTTCTATCGAGTGGGTGATTTTAATGGCGCCCTAGACATTGTCGAGGAGATGATTACCAGTGGTGTTTGTCCTGATACCAACACATTTTACAATATGCTGGTCGGTTTATGTAATAAGGAGGCACAAAATGCATTGGCAGTATTTGAGGATCTGTGCAAGAGTGTG GGTCATCAATTGGAGGGTGCATGA